From Algoriphagus sp. NG3, the proteins below share one genomic window:
- a CDS encoding cell division protein ZapA, translating to METLAIRLKIGDREYPMRVKIEDESKIRHAGKLINEKLRKYKEEYGLDDNQDLLAMVAFDCMVESLETNQVNTEDSEHIKSSISHVNALLAKVL from the coding sequence ATGGAGACACTTGCCATCAGGTTAAAAATAGGAGATAGAGAGTATCCTATGCGCGTGAAGATCGAGGACGAGTCCAAGATCCGTCATGCTGGCAAGTTGATTAATGAAAAATTAAGAAAGTATAAAGAGGAATACGGACTGGATGATAACCAGGATTTGCTGGCTATGGTAGCCTTTGATTGCATGGTGGAATCATTGGAAACCAATCAGGTGAACACAGAAGATTCGGAGCACATTAAATCCAGTATTTCTCATGTAAATGCCTTGCTAGCTAAGGTGTTGTAA
- the pheT gene encoding phenylalanine--tRNA ligase subunit beta: protein MKISINRLKKYIPHTETAEEIGALLTQSGLEVEGLEEFVSVKGGLEGIVIGEVLTCEKHPNADKLSLTTVDIGTGISPIVCGAPNVAQGQKVLVATVGATLYPSEGDSFQIKKAKIRGEVSEGMICAEDELGLGSSHAGIMVLDTDLANGTPASEYIEIGQDQVLEIGLTPNRADAASHLGVARDLKALLGRELAIDATPELKVETTGSSIQVEVENTADCPRYAGVVLTDLKVGPSPVWLQNFLKSLDLEPINNVVDITNFILHDLGQPLHAFDTGKISEGKIIVGKLPKDSKFITLDGKERKLSGEELMIKDPKGGLCIAGVFGGEDSGVSEGTTSIFLESAYFSPDVVRKGSQFHGLKTDASFRFERGTDPNMPVYALKMAVKLLQDIAGGKVASELIDIYPEPVQDFVIEVNYGHINRLIGKKIDPSEVKSILESLEIKVDNETPEGFTATAKPYRVDVTREADIIEEILRIYGFHNVELSENLKTDYLAEHPVKDLNKLQYRLTEILTGQGYYEMITNSLTKSTYAEKSGFLDPANNVVIYNKLSEDLDVMRQSLLYSGLEVLARNINRRQTDLKYFEFGTVYHKAEEGYAESRRLSLFLTGKKTAESWLEPSKSFAFPDIYSTVESILEKLNVQAGDLSIVEAAPFAYGLKIMLGQKELATIGLLDDKVLKQAEVRQEVWYADLNWDLLCKKASGLKKFEELSKFPEVRRDLSLVIDKTVSYDQVKTVATKFGGKLLKRIGVFDVYQGDKIDAGKKAYALSFHLQDQENTLTDKVIDKTMSKLIQAFEKEVGALIRT, encoded by the coding sequence ATGAAAATCTCTATAAATCGATTAAAAAAATATATCCCCCACACCGAGACTGCGGAGGAAATCGGCGCATTGCTGACCCAATCCGGTTTGGAAGTGGAAGGCTTAGAAGAATTCGTCTCTGTCAAAGGAGGTCTGGAAGGCATAGTGATAGGGGAGGTGCTGACCTGCGAGAAGCATCCCAATGCGGATAAGTTAAGCCTGACTACGGTAGATATCGGGACCGGGATTTCTCCTATTGTCTGCGGCGCCCCGAATGTAGCCCAGGGTCAAAAGGTATTGGTTGCCACGGTTGGAGCCACACTGTATCCATCCGAAGGGGATTCCTTCCAGATCAAAAAAGCCAAGATCAGAGGCGAGGTTTCCGAAGGGATGATCTGTGCCGAGGACGAACTTGGGTTAGGATCCAGTCATGCCGGGATCATGGTATTGGATACAGACCTGGCTAATGGAACGCCTGCTTCAGAATATATTGAAATCGGTCAGGATCAGGTGTTGGAGATCGGTTTGACCCCCAACAGGGCTGATGCGGCTTCCCATCTGGGCGTCGCGCGTGACCTGAAAGCGCTTTTAGGAAGAGAGCTGGCGATCGATGCTACTCCTGAACTGAAAGTCGAGACGACCGGCTCTTCGATTCAGGTAGAAGTAGAAAATACCGCTGACTGTCCCCGCTATGCGGGAGTGGTGCTGACTGATTTGAAAGTAGGGCCTTCTCCGGTATGGCTGCAGAATTTTCTGAAATCCCTGGATTTGGAGCCGATCAATAATGTGGTGGATATCACCAACTTTATCTTACATGATCTGGGGCAGCCACTTCATGCCTTCGATACGGGCAAAATTTCCGAAGGGAAAATCATCGTAGGTAAACTTCCAAAGGATTCGAAATTCATCACCTTGGATGGAAAAGAAAGGAAACTTTCCGGTGAGGAATTGATGATCAAAGATCCAAAGGGAGGGCTTTGCATCGCCGGTGTGTTTGGAGGGGAAGATTCTGGGGTTTCTGAGGGGACTACATCAATATTTTTGGAGTCAGCTTATTTCTCTCCGGATGTTGTCAGAAAAGGAAGCCAGTTTCACGGCTTGAAGACGGATGCATCATTCCGATTTGAGCGTGGCACAGATCCTAATATGCCTGTATATGCCCTGAAAATGGCGGTTAAGCTGCTGCAGGATATTGCCGGTGGGAAAGTAGCTTCCGAGCTGATAGATATTTATCCGGAGCCGGTTCAGGATTTCGTGATTGAGGTGAATTACGGGCATATCAACCGCCTGATCGGGAAGAAAATTGATCCATCAGAGGTGAAGTCAATTCTGGAAAGCCTGGAGATCAAAGTTGATAATGAAACCCCTGAAGGCTTTACTGCTACCGCTAAGCCTTACCGGGTAGATGTGACGAGGGAAGCGGATATCATCGAGGAGATATTGAGGATTTATGGATTTCACAATGTGGAACTCTCCGAGAACCTCAAGACGGATTACCTCGCAGAACATCCGGTGAAAGATCTCAATAAGTTGCAATACCGCTTAACTGAGATCCTTACAGGACAAGGTTATTATGAGATGATTACAAATAGCCTTACCAAATCAACCTACGCTGAGAAATCCGGGTTCTTGGATCCAGCCAACAACGTCGTTATTTACAATAAGCTAAGCGAAGATCTTGATGTGATGCGCCAAAGCTTATTATATTCAGGGTTGGAAGTGTTGGCCAGAAATATCAACAGGCGTCAGACGGATTTGAAATACTTCGAATTTGGCACCGTTTATCATAAGGCTGAGGAAGGATATGCAGAGAGTAGAAGATTGTCCCTTTTCCTCACGGGCAAGAAGACCGCTGAAAGCTGGTTGGAGCCAAGCAAGAGTTTTGCATTTCCTGACATTTACTCTACGGTTGAAAGCATTCTAGAGAAGCTGAATGTACAGGCTGGAGATCTTTCTATAGTAGAAGCTGCGCCTTTTGCTTATGGCTTGAAAATCATGCTCGGTCAGAAGGAGTTGGCGACTATCGGTTTGCTTGATGATAAAGTTTTAAAGCAAGCAGAAGTACGTCAGGAAGTATGGTACGCAGACCTTAACTGGGATTTACTTTGCAAAAAAGCTTCAGGTTTGAAGAAATTTGAAGAACTTTCAAAATTCCCTGAGGTACGTAGAGATCTTTCCCTGGTAATTGACAAAACTGTGAGCTATGATCAGGTGAAAACAGTGGCTACGAAATTTGGCGGGAAATTATTGAAAAGAATCGGTGTCTTTGATGTGTATCAGGGAGACAAAATAGATGCAGGCAAAAAGGCATATGCATTAAGTTTTCACTTACAGGATCAGGAAAATACATTGACCGATAAGGTAATTGACAAAACAATGAGTAAATTGATTCAAGCCTTTGAAAAAGAGGTAGGTGCTTTGATAAGAACATAG
- a CDS encoding DUF1684 domain-containing protein: MKNNTIILIMISVVVLAAVVYTLTGTESPEDYIEKIEAERERQFKFLRFNFESPLTDEQKQSFTKLNFYPIDLAYKVKARLLPIEGRKVREVPLTDGTKEKYIEHSWAEFELDGKTQKLLLLQAIKEPDKRNFFLAFADETSAGETYGGGRYINARQDGKNSITLDFNMAYNPYCAYNPDYGCPLPPKENLLEIPIPVGEKNYGK, encoded by the coding sequence ATGAAAAACAATACGATTATACTGATTATGATCTCCGTAGTGGTTTTGGCTGCGGTGGTTTACACCTTGACGGGGACGGAAAGCCCCGAAGATTACATTGAAAAGATCGAGGCAGAGCGGGAAAGACAGTTTAAATTCCTGCGGTTTAATTTCGAGTCCCCGCTTACCGATGAGCAAAAACAATCCTTTACCAAATTGAATTTCTATCCTATAGACCTGGCCTATAAGGTGAAGGCCAGGCTGCTGCCCATAGAAGGGAGGAAAGTGAGGGAAGTGCCCCTCACCGATGGAACCAAGGAAAAATACATAGAGCATTCCTGGGCGGAATTTGAATTGGATGGGAAAACACAGAAATTGCTTCTTCTTCAGGCGATCAAAGAGCCCGATAAGCGTAATTTCTTTTTGGCTTTTGCGGATGAAACCAGTGCGGGAGAGACCTATGGAGGTGGTAGATACATCAATGCACGGCAGGACGGTAAAAACAGCATTACCTTGGATTTTAACATGGCATATAACCCCTATTGTGCATACAATCCCGATTACGGCTGCCCGCTTCCTCCGAAAGAAAATTTGCTGGAGATACCTATTCCTGTTGGTGAGAAAAATTACGGGAAGTGA
- the radC gene encoding RadC family protein: MDTYSSIKISQLAEEDRPREKLLLKGKSALTDAELIAILIGSGTPSVSAVDLSKHILAGVNYDLRTLARMSIQDLKKFKGIGEAKAITIIAAMELARRRKDSEPVIRPRITCSQDIYDLMRPDLLDEQIEHFYLILLNRGNQVIKKHLVSQGGTSGTVVDPKIVFKIALEHLAQSIILVHNHPSGNLSPSDQDKRLTQRLVKIGKELDLPVLDHVIFADVGYFSFADEAIL, from the coding sequence ATGGATACATACTCCTCTATCAAAATCTCCCAGCTGGCAGAAGAAGACCGTCCACGGGAAAAGCTGCTTTTGAAGGGCAAGTCTGCCTTGACTGATGCTGAATTGATTGCTATTTTAATCGGTTCAGGGACTCCATCTGTGAGTGCTGTGGATTTATCCAAGCACATTCTGGCCGGGGTCAATTATGACCTGAGGACACTTGCGAGAATGTCAATCCAGGATCTCAAGAAATTCAAAGGAATAGGAGAAGCTAAGGCAATAACTATCATTGCGGCGATGGAGCTTGCCAGAAGGAGGAAGGATTCAGAGCCGGTAATAAGACCCCGGATCACCTGCTCCCAGGATATTTATGATTTGATGCGGCCTGACTTGTTGGATGAGCAAATAGAACACTTTTACTTGATTTTGCTGAACAGAGGAAACCAAGTCATCAAAAAGCACCTGGTTTCTCAAGGTGGTACATCCGGGACAGTCGTAGATCCCAAGATCGTTTTTAAGATTGCGCTGGAGCATCTTGCCCAGTCTATAATCCTGGTTCACAATCATCCCAGTGGCAATCTGAGTCCTTCGGATCAGGATAAAAGGCTCACCCAGCGTTTGGTCAAAATCGGAAAGGAATTGGATTTGCCGGTGTTGGATCATGTGATTTTTGCAGATGTTGGCTACTTTAGCTTCGCCGATGAGGCCATTCTCTGA
- the rpsT gene encoding 30S ribosomal protein S20 has protein sequence MANHKSALKRIRANEAKRLRNRYQAKTTRTFIKRLKASTDKVEASELYKKVSSMLDKLAKKNVIHKNNASNKKSRLAKFVSALG, from the coding sequence ATGGCAAATCACAAATCAGCTCTGAAGAGAATTCGTGCTAACGAAGCTAAGCGTTTGAGAAACAGATATCAGGCTAAAACAACTAGGACTTTCATCAAAAGATTGAAAGCATCTACTGATAAAGTGGAGGCTTCTGAACTTTACAAAAAAGTATCTTCTATGTTGGACAAGTTGGCTAAGAAGAATGTGATTCACAAGAACAACGCAAGTAACAAAAAATCAAGATTGGCCAAGTTCGTTTCCGCGCTAGGTTAA
- a CDS encoding zinc dependent phospholipase C family protein: protein MKFFLTYIFLLFLVPSSSTNWGFYAHSLINRLAVFSLPEEMIVFYKPHIQFITEKAVNPDRRRYAVIGEAEKHYIDLDHYGDSALQILPKYWNEAVEKFTEDSLRANGIGPWSAYFTFINLTKAFEAKNPAAILRLSADLGHYLGDLNVPLHTTVNYNGQLTNQLGIHGFWESRVPELQAKDYPLWIGQAEYVDDPQQAIWDAVAAAHAQVDSVLSIERELTQNFSPDQKYSYEERNNITVRVYSREFTEAYVLALDNQVERQMRKSIKMIADFWFTAWVNAGQPDLSSLNSKEVEEEEIVKDSKIKAREHDN from the coding sequence GTGAAATTTTTTCTTACCTACATATTTCTGCTTTTTTTAGTCCCTTCCTCATCAACTAACTGGGGTTTTTATGCTCATTCCTTAATCAACAGGCTGGCTGTATTTTCACTCCCGGAGGAAATGATCGTCTTTTATAAACCGCATATCCAGTTCATAACGGAGAAGGCGGTCAACCCAGACCGAAGAAGATATGCTGTGATAGGTGAAGCGGAAAAACACTACATAGATCTGGATCACTATGGGGATTCTGCCCTGCAAATTCTCCCAAAATACTGGAATGAGGCAGTAGAAAAATTTACCGAAGACAGCCTTCGAGCCAATGGGATAGGCCCCTGGTCAGCCTATTTCACATTCATCAATCTTACCAAAGCTTTTGAAGCCAAAAACCCTGCGGCTATTCTCAGGCTTTCTGCCGATCTGGGGCACTACTTGGGAGATCTGAATGTACCGCTGCACACCACTGTGAATTACAACGGACAATTGACCAATCAATTGGGGATCCATGGCTTTTGGGAAAGCCGGGTTCCCGAACTGCAGGCAAAGGACTATCCCCTATGGATAGGACAGGCAGAATATGTGGACGATCCCCAGCAGGCGATTTGGGACGCTGTAGCTGCTGCACATGCGCAGGTGGACAGCGTACTCTCGATCGAAAGAGAGCTGACCCAAAACTTTTCTCCTGACCAGAAATACAGCTACGAGGAACGGAACAATATCACCGTACGGGTTTATTCCCGCGAATTCACAGAAGCTTACGTGCTTGCCCTCGACAATCAGGTGGAGCGACAGATGAGAAAATCCATCAAGATGATTGCCGATTTTTGGTTTACCGCCTGGGTAAATGCGGGACAGCCGGATTTGAGTAGTTTAAACAGTAAAGAAGTTGAGGAAGAGGAGATTGTGAAGGATTCAAAGATTAAAGCTAGGGAACATGACAACTAG
- a CDS encoding four helix bundle protein, producing MTTSDQWSVAVSSRSVSISVAVGRDSVSMLTAKKTKFILKKLSLMDYKDLLAFKKGFELAMSIFHISKQFPKEERYSLTDQVRRSSRSVCACIAESYRKRLYPAHFKSKLSDADMENSETNVWLDFAHACDYISDETHSELTKKAEEVGKLVNYMILNPSKFGVSPK from the coding sequence ATGACAACTAGTGATCAGTGGTCAGTCGCAGTGAGCAGTCGCAGCGTGTCAATATCAGTCGCAGTCGGCAGGGACAGCGTGTCTATGCTGACAGCTAAAAAAACAAAATTCATTCTTAAAAAATTAAGCCTCATGGATTACAAAGATTTATTAGCCTTCAAAAAAGGATTTGAATTGGCAATGAGCATTTTCCACATCTCGAAACAATTTCCAAAGGAAGAAAGATATTCATTGACTGATCAAGTTAGAAGATCGAGCAGATCTGTATGTGCATGCATAGCCGAATCCTATAGAAAACGATTATACCCCGCGCATTTTAAATCAAAACTAAGCGATGCTGACATGGAAAATAGCGAAACCAATGTCTGGTTAGATTTTGCTCATGCATGCGATTATATCAGCGATGAAACCCATTCGGAGCTTACCAAAAAAGCAGAAGAAGTAGGAAAACTCGTAAACTACATGATTTTGAATCCTTCCAAATTTGGCGTATCTCCAAAATAA
- a CDS encoding pyridoxal phosphate-dependent aminotransferase, producing the protein MRQLLLRPGAEELSYEIRGIVKKARQVEALGYAMTWENIGDPIQKSNHVPDWMKEIIADLLKEDKTYGYADSKGVLETRKFLADLNNERGGTQITAEDILFFNGLGDAIAKLYQFLIPTARIIGPSPAYSTHSSAEAAHANAAPITYKLDPDNQWLPDMEDLYLKVRYNPSIVGILIINPDNPTGMVYPREVLEAFVKIAKEFNLLLITDEIYQNITYNGITAVPLAEVIGDRPAISLKGISKEFPWPGSRCGWMEFYNRESSKEFSKLCQTLENAKMIEVCSTILPQLAIPKIMKHPAYFKYREEANAQVGKRSEWMREILGDIPGIKFNPTQGAFYNTIVFDEGVLKEDQFLPIEDEKLKGLLDSWLEEKDMPLDKRFVYNLLAAEQICVVPISSFCSDLRGFRVTLLEENEEVFKSTFRRLGRAIESYLRSEVEV; encoded by the coding sequence ATGAGACAGTTACTCCTCAGACCCGGAGCGGAAGAATTATCCTATGAAATTCGTGGAATCGTCAAGAAAGCCCGTCAAGTGGAGGCCTTAGGCTATGCCATGACCTGGGAGAATATTGGAGATCCTATCCAGAAAAGCAATCATGTGCCGGACTGGATGAAGGAAATCATTGCCGATCTGCTGAAGGAGGATAAGACCTATGGATATGCGGACTCGAAAGGAGTGCTGGAGACCCGTAAGTTTTTGGCCGATCTTAATAATGAGAGAGGCGGAACCCAGATCACCGCCGAGGATATTTTGTTTTTTAATGGGCTTGGGGATGCCATTGCCAAACTATACCAGTTTCTGATTCCCACGGCCAGGATTATCGGCCCATCTCCGGCATATAGTACGCACAGCTCTGCTGAGGCAGCACATGCCAATGCGGCCCCGATTACCTATAAGCTTGATCCGGACAACCAATGGCTTCCGGATATGGAGGATTTGTATCTGAAAGTCCGGTATAATCCATCCATAGTAGGGATTCTGATTATCAATCCCGACAATCCTACCGGGATGGTATATCCCCGGGAGGTGTTGGAGGCTTTTGTGAAAATTGCCAAGGAGTTTAATCTATTACTCATCACCGATGAGATCTATCAGAATATTACCTACAACGGAATCACTGCTGTTCCATTGGCAGAAGTGATAGGGGATAGACCTGCGATTTCACTGAAAGGAATCTCCAAAGAATTTCCTTGGCCAGGATCACGCTGTGGCTGGATGGAATTTTATAACAGGGAATCATCAAAGGAGTTTTCAAAACTTTGCCAGACACTGGAAAATGCGAAGATGATTGAAGTTTGTTCTACCATTTTACCCCAGTTGGCCATACCCAAGATCATGAAGCATCCCGCTTACTTCAAGTATAGGGAAGAGGCAAATGCCCAGGTAGGAAAGCGCAGCGAGTGGATGCGGGAGATTTTGGGTGATATTCCGGGGATTAAGTTCAATCCAACGCAGGGTGCCTTTTATAACACCATTGTTTTTGATGAGGGGGTGTTGAAGGAAGATCAGTTTCTGCCTATAGAAGATGAGAAACTGAAAGGCTTGTTGGATTCTTGGCTGGAGGAAAAGGATATGCCTTTGGACAAGCGCTTTGTCTATAATCTATTGGCGGCCGAGCAGATTTGTGTGGTGCCGATTTCATCCTTCTGCTCAGATCTGAGAGGGTTCCGTGTGACGCTCTTGGAGGAAAATGAGGAAGTGTTTAAGAGTACGTTTAGAAGATTGGGGAGGGCGATTGAGAGTTATTTGAGGTCGGAAGTGGAAGTTTAG
- a CDS encoding metallophosphoesterase codes for MIRILLLIIFVFLIDWYSYQAFKTVFPEQNWVKIGFWIFSVFVYLFVAYGFLTFSRGNLSPNFGRMISLLVLSLIPKLIVLGFMFGEDLLRFFAGIFYSVAGHQEGDFLPDRRKFVSQAALALSAIPFLGILHGVLVGKYRYRVINHTLEFDDLPQEFDGFTITQISDIHSGSFDNKKKLEYGIELINQQKSDVILFTGDLVNNQAKEMEPWIETFKKLKAPMGKYSILGNHDYGDYVSWPSKEAKEANMQRLYEIQEELGFRLLRNESVKLQKLVLSEAEGPALSGVEGDGASIDLIGVENWGKGFGQYGDLKKAAANLSDKSFKILLSHDPSHFDEQVKNFSQLIHLTLSGHTHGMQFGIEIPGFIKWSPASLRYPKWAGLYEELGRYLHINRGFGFLAFPGRVGIWPEITVIKLKRR; via the coding sequence GTGATCCGCATTCTTCTCCTCATAATCTTCGTATTCCTCATCGATTGGTATTCCTATCAGGCTTTCAAAACGGTATTTCCCGAGCAAAACTGGGTTAAGATCGGGTTTTGGATCTTTTCTGTGTTCGTTTATCTCTTTGTAGCCTATGGCTTCCTGACCTTCAGCCGGGGTAATCTCAGCCCGAACTTCGGAAGAATGATTTCCCTACTGGTATTATCGCTGATTCCAAAGCTCATCGTCCTGGGATTTATGTTTGGAGAAGATTTATTGCGCTTTTTTGCAGGGATATTTTACTCAGTCGCTGGCCATCAGGAAGGCGATTTTCTGCCGGATCGTAGAAAATTTGTCAGCCAAGCCGCATTAGCACTATCCGCAATTCCTTTTCTGGGAATCCTGCACGGGGTTTTGGTGGGAAAATACCGCTACCGTGTCATCAATCATACACTGGAGTTTGATGACCTGCCGCAGGAGTTTGACGGATTTACCATCACCCAGATCTCAGATATACACTCCGGAAGTTTTGACAATAAGAAGAAACTGGAATACGGCATTGAGCTGATCAATCAGCAAAAATCTGATGTGATCCTATTTACAGGCGACTTGGTGAATAACCAGGCGAAGGAAATGGAACCTTGGATAGAGACTTTCAAAAAGCTGAAGGCTCCCATGGGAAAGTATTCTATTCTAGGCAATCATGACTATGGTGATTACGTGTCTTGGCCAAGTAAGGAGGCCAAAGAGGCAAATATGCAGCGTCTTTATGAAATACAGGAAGAACTGGGCTTTAGGCTATTAAGAAATGAATCCGTAAAACTCCAAAAGCTTGTCCTGAGCGAAGCCGAAGGGCCCGCCCTGAGCGGAGTCGAAGGGGACGGAGCGAGCATAGACCTGATAGGCGTGGAGAACTGGGGAAAGGGATTTGGACAATACGGAGACCTTAAGAAAGCTGCAGCAAACCTGAGCGATAAAAGTTTTAAAATATTACTGAGCCACGACCCTTCCCACTTTGATGAGCAGGTGAAAAATTTCTCCCAACTCATCCATCTCACCTTGAGTGGACATACCCATGGAATGCAGTTTGGGATCGAGATCCCCGGTTTTATCAAATGGAGCCCGGCCTCCCTTCGCTACCCTAAATGGGCGGGTTTGTATGAGGAACTAGGCCGCTACCTTCATATCAACCGTGGATTTGGATTTTTGGCCTTTCCTGGTCGGGTGGGTATCTGGCCGGAGATTACGGTGATTAAGTTGAAGAGGAGGTAG
- a CDS encoding nucleotidyltransferase domain-containing protein — protein MKLSDKNISRIKKLCKKYKVKTFSAFGSVTRDDFNDDSDIDFVVDFEETDPFKYTDLYFKLKENLENLLQRQIDLIEERGIKNQIFRKELNSTKILIYGQ, from the coding sequence ATGAAACTATCTGATAAAAATATAAGCCGAATCAAGAAACTTTGTAAGAAATACAAGGTAAAGACATTTTCGGCATTTGGTTCTGTGACTCGTGACGATTTTAACGATGATTCTGATATTGACTTTGTTGTAGATTTTGAAGAAACTGACCCTTTCAAATACACAGATTTATATTTTAAACTTAAAGAAAATTTAGAAAATTTACTTCAGAGACAAATTGACTTAATCGAAGAGCGTGGAATAAAAAATCAAATTTTCAGAAAAGAGCTGAATAGCACTAAAATTCTGATATATGGACAATAG
- a CDS encoding DUF86 domain-containing protein, whose amino-acid sequence MVKHKDSDIQINNAQKIIGTRNRIAHEYDSISDEVIWTIIIRELPELKKEIQSIVEKH is encoded by the coding sequence ATAGTTAAACATAAAGACTCCGACATTCAAATAAACAACGCACAAAAGATAATTGGTACTCGAAATAGAATTGCTCACGAATATGATAGCATTTCTGACGAAGTCATTTGGACGATAATAATTCGAGAGCTACCTGAATTGAAAAAAGAAATCCAAAGCATAGTGGAAAAGCACTAG
- a CDS encoding Txe/YoeB family addiction module toxin — protein sequence MIFEIVFTSEALEDIEKLKKTGNKILVKKVFTLIQELKVHPETGTGKPERLKYYQQNTWSRRIDRKHRLVYLIDGSKIVVTVLGAYGHYDDK from the coding sequence ATGATTTTTGAAATTGTTTTCACTTCAGAAGCATTGGAAGATATTGAGAAACTAAAGAAAACTGGCAACAAAATTCTCGTAAAGAAGGTGTTCACATTAATCCAAGAACTAAAAGTACACCCTGAAACGGGCACGGGTAAACCCGAAAGACTTAAATACTACCAGCAGAACACCTGGTCGAGAAGGATCGACAGAAAGCACAGGCTTGTTTACCTCATAGACGGTTCAAAGATTGTAGTGACGGTTTTAGGTGCTTATGGCCATTATGACGATAAATAA
- a CDS encoding type II toxin-antitoxin system Phd/YefM family antitoxin: protein MVVVSTREFRQNLKKYLDLIDKNERVIIQRGKDKIYELSNNVKNDRFFDDPAIQERISKSIQSYNEGKTVKLTDDQLKELLGL, encoded by the coding sequence ATGGTTGTAGTAAGCACTAGAGAGTTTCGCCAAAATCTCAAAAAATATTTGGATTTGATTGATAAGAATGAGCGGGTTATCATTCAGAGAGGCAAGGATAAAATTTATGAACTATCAAACAATGTGAAAAATGATCGCTTCTTTGATGATCCTGCAATTCAAGAGCGGATATCAAAAAGCATTCAGTCCTACAATGAAGGTAAAACGGTAAAGTTAACTGACGATCAATTGAAGGAACTTCTTGGTTTATGA
- a CDS encoding type II toxin-antitoxin system RelE/ParE family toxin, which translates to MVKRFETKLLEEAFEFIQKQDLKARKKIFQNIRRAEQHSDPKFFKKLTSEIWEFRTLYSGIQYRLLAFWDKEDKNETLVFATHGIIKKTGKVDKKEIEKADKIRTNYLKSKKR; encoded by the coding sequence ATGGTTAAACGATTTGAAACAAAACTCTTAGAAGAGGCTTTTGAATTTATCCAAAAGCAAGATTTAAAGGCACGAAAGAAAATATTTCAGAACATTAGACGAGCTGAACAGCATTCCGACCCAAAATTTTTCAAAAAACTAACCAGCGAAATTTGGGAATTTAGGACCTTATATTCAGGAATTCAATACAGGCTTTTAGCATTTTGGGATAAAGAGGATAAAAACGAAACGCTTGTTTTCGCCACACACGGAATTATCAAAAAAACGGGTAAAGTTGACAAAAAGGAAATTGAGAAAGCCGACAAGATTAGAACGAATTACCTAAAAAGTAAAAAGAGATGA
- a CDS encoding helix-turn-helix transcriptional regulator, translating to MKSYKLDEAEDLLIGKKGTKERDEYEFELKLELIGDMIKTARKERKLTQEQLGELVGVKKAQISRLENSTGNVTFETVMRIFNTLGAKINLSLQM from the coding sequence ATGAAGAGCTACAAATTAGACGAAGCAGAAGACCTTTTAATCGGGAAAAAGGGCACAAAAGAAAGAGATGAATATGAGTTTGAATTAAAACTTGAACTCATAGGAGATATGATTAAAACTGCCCGTAAAGAACGAAAACTAACACAAGAACAACTGGGAGAGTTGGTAGGTGTAAAAAAAGCTCAAATATCAAGATTGGAAAATAGCACCGGAAATGTAACTTTTGAGACCGTGATGCGAATCTTTAATACTTTGGGAGCTAAAATCAATTTGAGTCTTCAGATGTAA
- a CDS encoding helix-turn-helix domain-containing protein: MIKIISEKEYRAIQERVEELLADSDNIENPEAKGFVELNLLSDMVADYEESHFPVLSPSLPEAIKLRMNERGLTQKALSEFLGVSTSRISEYLNGKSEPTLKIAREISRELDIEASIVLGV, encoded by the coding sequence ATGATCAAAATCATATCAGAAAAAGAATACAGAGCCATTCAGGAAAGGGTCGAGGAACTGCTTGCTGACTCTGATAATATTGAAAATCCAGAGGCTAAAGGATTTGTGGAGTTGAATCTACTTTCGGATATGGTTGCCGATTATGAAGAATCCCATTTTCCTGTCTTATCCCCTTCTCTACCGGAAGCTATCAAATTGAGAATGAATGAACGTGGTTTGACTCAAAAAGCCTTATCAGAATTCTTGGGTGTGAGCACCTCACGTATCAGCGAATATTTAAATGGGAAGAGTGAGCCAACTTTAAAAATTGCCAGAGAAATAAGTCGTGAGCTTGATATTGAAGCATCTATCGTATTGGGAGTTTAA